In Alicyclobacillus macrosporangiidus CPP55, a single window of DNA contains:
- the spoVM gene encoding stage V sporulation protein SpoVM, with protein sequence MKFYTIKLPRFVGGIVKAFIGVFSKD encoded by the coding sequence GTGAAATTCTATACAATCAAATTGCCCAGGTTCGTGGGCGGCATCGTCAAGGCCTTCATCGGGGTATTCTCCAAGGACTGA
- the rpe gene encoding ribulose-phosphate 3-epimerase produces MIAPSILSADFSQLGAEVASVLEAGAEWIHIDVMDGRFVPNITMGQPVVASLARHVDAHLDVHLMVERPEAHIESFARSGARSISVHAEATPHIHRALQSIRDMGAAAGLAVNPGTGLDVLVHVADLVDLVLIMTVNPGFGGQPFLASMVPKIEQARRILDAAGRTEVPIEVDGGITPATAPSVVRAGARVLVAGSAVFGTSDRRAAISALRAAAVAMAPDPRA; encoded by the coding sequence ATCATCGCGCCTTCCATTCTGTCGGCCGATTTCAGTCAGCTGGGGGCCGAGGTGGCGTCTGTGCTGGAGGCAGGGGCAGAGTGGATCCACATCGATGTGATGGACGGGCGCTTCGTCCCCAACATCACCATGGGTCAACCGGTGGTGGCGTCGCTCGCCCGTCATGTCGACGCCCATCTCGACGTACATTTAATGGTGGAACGACCCGAGGCGCACATCGAATCGTTCGCCCGCAGCGGCGCCAGGTCCATCTCGGTCCACGCCGAGGCGACGCCACATATCCACCGGGCTCTGCAGTCGATCCGTGACATGGGGGCAGCGGCGGGACTCGCTGTCAACCCTGGGACAGGGCTGGATGTGCTGGTTCATGTGGCGGACCTGGTCGATCTCGTCCTCATCATGACCGTCAACCCCGGATTTGGCGGCCAACCGTTCTTGGCTTCGATGGTGCCAAAGATTGAGCAGGCGCGCAGGATTCTCGATGCCGCTGGCAGGACGGAGGTCCCCATCGAGGTCGACGGCGGCATCACCCCCGCCACGGCGCCGTCCGTGGTCCGCGCGGGCGCCCGCGTCCTGGTCGCAGGATCGGCGGTGTTCGGCACCTCGGACCGCCGGGCAGCAATTTCGGCGTTGCGGGCTGCGGCCGTTGCCATGGCGCCGGATCCCCGTGCTTGA
- the rsgA gene encoding ribosome small subunit-dependent GTPase A, whose translation MDVGEGLVIRSLAGFFDVADAGVTRRCRARGVFRKRGVRVLVGDRVQYQPVGASEGVITEVLPRTTELVRPPVANVDHALLVFSVVTPAFQPRLLDRALVAVSVAGLAATIVLTKCDLADPEDVDRAAAPYRAAGYPVLRTAAPLGKGVEAVRAAIAGRVTVFVGPSGAGKSSLGNALAPALGLKMGDVSDKIGRGRHTTRHVELFDLGGNTYVVDAPGFSQLELDLPARDLRLHFPEFSPWAASCAYRGCEHAEEAECAVRDAVRRGDVSAERYQSYLELLRDLREKEATRF comes from the coding sequence ATGGACGTGGGAGAAGGATTGGTGATCCGGTCGCTCGCGGGATTCTTCGATGTGGCCGACGCGGGCGTCACCCGGCGCTGCCGGGCCCGCGGGGTGTTTCGGAAGCGGGGCGTGCGCGTGTTGGTGGGAGACCGGGTGCAGTACCAGCCGGTGGGCGCCTCGGAAGGTGTGATCACGGAGGTACTGCCCCGCACGACGGAGCTGGTGCGTCCGCCGGTCGCCAACGTCGACCACGCCCTCCTCGTCTTCTCCGTCGTCACCCCGGCCTTTCAGCCCCGGCTCCTCGACCGGGCGCTGGTGGCGGTATCGGTGGCCGGGCTCGCCGCGACCATCGTGTTGACCAAGTGCGACCTCGCCGATCCGGAGGATGTCGATCGCGCCGCCGCACCGTACAGGGCGGCCGGGTATCCTGTGTTGCGTACGGCGGCGCCGTTGGGAAAAGGTGTGGAGGCGGTGCGCGCCGCCATCGCCGGCCGGGTCACCGTGTTCGTCGGTCCCTCCGGCGCCGGCAAGTCGTCCCTGGGCAATGCCCTTGCGCCTGCGCTGGGACTCAAGATGGGCGATGTCAGTGACAAGATCGGGCGAGGCCGGCACACCACGCGTCACGTCGAACTGTTCGACCTCGGCGGGAACACATACGTGGTCGACGCCCCCGGGTTCAGCCAGCTTGAGCTGGATCTGCCTGCGCGCGATCTGCGGCTGCACTTCCCTGAGTTTTCGCCGTGGGCGGCGTCGTGCGCATACCGGGGTTGTGAACACGCCGAGGAGGCAGAATGCGCCGTCCGCGATGCGGTTCGGCGCGGGGACGTGAGCGCGGAGCGGTACCAGTCGTACCTGGAGCTCCTGCGGGACCTGCGCGAGAAGGAGGCGACGCGGTTTTGA